In Zygosaccharomyces rouxii strain CBS732 chromosome D complete sequence, one DNA window encodes the following:
- a CDS encoding uncharacterized protein (some similarities with uniprot|P47179 Saccharomyces cerevisiae YJR151C) has product MFKNFKARIRSGSSQLKSSGAHGLDKLAKSGSKRSASGSAATTSSNNRKSRNDGHDDGIDQQRSISAPGTSQPGYQSHFADNRSPRQAYRPPPIGAGDELTYSPVPSSKSFPKSTRHYSQENPYSERNSLTMLGGPNHYVYDNAAYDTNDKEFNIFSKPDGITPCSSRLVVQSLTSAFKESISHVGDTKVLQQVVKPNLHHFSKEEVQEVKRLICKLFPYDGCTLKDQALKKSINESFGDNVIRLTVALRIIWSSFPRGIIPWDSYYKFTKWESQTGFPPESFHFRFSKFLPDRNYTFCTFAFLEFLLCILLQKNKLMLDKSIQMDLIFTAGATAFVRDPSYCSPANEETPPVIRSYYQRGNALHRLFVGYIRSLNHERKMTDVYLLDIFQIEQYPPRPYKARSAKALTLTIPKGNPDGNDFTSLISQAASAKKRFYASSSSFSRIENAFLDQFEEQTLRVIMSFFSESSNRYITTFDDGFDADFLQGASKRNKSHTRKVSDDNMVATWLQMAKEQNGFDELLDVLENNHMPEGGTLALGAPAATMGPTSRRDRTEAADSSVRIGKTDITEWIINSWKYEMFMSRVQNTLLIKLTKKVDECNWLVLSCEENVNMNPKAIPPPAKHPPIPKERPHRLQQPKVTIREPATHSLPSVKESVPTDFSHLPVDLPIPESFVEAEPKPESKPLPNPAEESLKGPISETVREPSTESNADASVEPTKVSNASSVVESTKVSNASSVAEPTKESNASLAEEPIKEHNANASVEPTEESNASSVVEPTEKSNASSVMEPTKESNVDAAEEPTKQPVKSSVPSNDALIAKLNNVGISPSAIDTRYEKNGNRTARSSRNILGDLLESCYSGNEVEAIN; this is encoded by the coding sequence ATgttcaagaattttaaGGCTAGGATTCGTTCAGGCTCCAGTCAATTGAAAAGTAGCGGCGCTCATGGGTTAGATAAGTTGGCTAAAAGCGGTAGCAAAAGAAGTGCTAGTGGTAGTGCTGCCACTACTTCTAGTAACAACCGTAAAAGTCGAAACGACGGGCATGACGATGGAATAGACCAACAAAGGTCCATTTCGGCACCTGGAACTTCACAACCAGGATATCAGTCACATTTCGCCGATAACAGGTCCCCTAGGCAAGCTTATagaccaccaccaattgGGGCAGGGGATGAATTGACGTATTCGCCAGTACCCTCTAGTAAGAGCTTTCCCAAGAGTACACGTCACTATTCACAAGAAAATCCATACAGTGAGAGGAATTCTTTGACGATGCTAGGTGGTCCAAACCACTATGTTTACGACAATGCTGCCTATGATACCAATGATAAGGAATTCAACATTTTTAGCAAACCAGATGGTATAACGCCATGTTCTTCTAGGTTGGTGGTACAAAGTTTGACAAGTGCGTTTAAGGAGTCCATATCACACGTTGGTGATACGAAAGTTTTGCAACAGGTGGTTAAACCGAATTTACATCACTTCTCAAAGGAAGAAGTTCAAGaggtgaaaagattgatcTGTAAGTTGTTTCCCTACGATGGCTGTACTTTGAAAGACCAggctttgaagaaatcgatCAACGAATCATTCGGAGATAATGTAATTAGACTGACCGTAGCGTTAAGAATTATCTGGAGTTCATTCCCCAGGGGAATTATACCATGGGATTCGTACTATAAATTCACCAAGTGGGAATCACAAACTGGATTCCCACCAGAATCGTTCCACTTCAGGTTTTCGAAATTTCTACCTGACAGAAATTATACATTTTGCacatttgcatttttggaatttttaCTATGCATTCTTTTACAGAAGAATAAATTGATGCTCGACAAAAGTATTCAAATGGACTTAATCTTCACGGCAGGTGCGACTGCATTTGTTAGGGATCCAAGCTATTGTAGTCCGGCAAATGAAGAAACGCCCCCTGTTATAAGATCCTATTATCAACGTGGTAATGCGCTGCACAGACTGTTTGTCGGGTACATACGGTCATTAAACCATGAACGTAAGATGACTGATGTCTATTTGCTAGATATATTTCAAATCGAGCAATATCCACCAAGACCTTATAAGGCACGCTCAGCAAAGGCACTGACGTTAACAATTCCTAAGGGTAACCCAGACGGTAATGATTTTACTTCATTGATAAGTCAAGCGGCTTctgcaaagaaaagattttatGCGTCAAGTTCTTCGTTCTCACGTATTGAAAACGCATTCTTGGATCAATTCGAAGAGCAAACTTTACGTGTCATTATGAGTTTTTTCTCTGAATCATCAAACCGTTATATTACAACGTTTGACGATGGATTCGATGCTGACTTTTTACAAGGGGCTTCCAAACGTAATAAATCACATACTCGTAAGGTAAGTGATGATAATATGGTCGCGACTTGGTTACAAATGGCAAAGGAGCAAAATGGATTCGATGAATTATTGGATGTACTTGAAAATAATCATATGCCAGAGGGAGGTACGTTGGCGCTGGGCGCCCCCGCGGCCACAATGGGCCCCACATCCCGCAGAGATCGTACTGAGGCTGCAGATAGTTCCGTTAGAATTGGTAAAACTGATATTACAGAATGGATCatcaattcttggaaataCGAAATGTTTATGAGTCGTGTTCAAAATACGCTTTTGATTAAATTGACTaaaaaagttgatgaatgCAACTGGTTAGTTTTATCATGTGAAGAAAATGTCAATATGAATCCAAAGGCAATCCCACCTCCTGCTAAACATCCGCCAATACCAAAGGAAAGACCACATCGTTTGCAACAACCAAAGGTTACTATTAGAGAGCCAGCAACTCATTCATTACCATCCGTCAAGGAGTCTGTACCCACTGATTTTTCACATTTACCTGTTGATCTACCAATACCCGAATCTTTTGTAGAAGCTGAGCCTAAACCAGAATCGAAACCGTTGCCTAACCCAGCAGAAGAATCTTTAAAAGGACCCATTAGTGAAACCGTTAGGGAACCTTCCACGGAATCCAATGCAGATGCATCTGTGGAACCTACCAAGGTATCCAATGCAAGTTCAGTTGTGGAGTCTACCAAGGTATCCAATGCAAGTTCAGTTGCGGAACCTACCAAGGAATCCAATGCAAGTTTAGCCGAGGAACCCATCAAGGAACACAATGCAAATGCATCTGTGGAACCTACTGAGGAATCCAATGCGAGTTCAGTTGTAGAACCTACCGAAAAATCCAATGCAAGTTCAGTTATGGAGCCTACCAAAGAATCCAATGTGGATGCAGCTGAGGAACCTACCAAGCAACCTGTTAAATCATCCGTACCCTCCAATGACGCTTTAATTGCAAAATTGAATAACGTTGGCATCTCACCGAGCGCAATTGATACCCGTTATGAAAAGAACGGCAACAGAACTGCAAGAAGCAGTCGTAACATCCTGGGAGATCTATTAGAAAGCTGCTATAGTGGAAATGAGGTGGAAGCAATAAACTAA
- a CDS encoding uncharacterized protein (some similarities with uniprot|P53719 Saccharomyces cerevisiae YNR014W), protein MPSGERPVSVQIRIRHGEAGQQPEPGDNVFTVLDLQNQNDKDYQQCSNFSDFSQCCSRSTSPKCRRVSVCSCPSPETQASPCDRHHHRRNSIAVKFEKRSD, encoded by the coding sequence ATGCCAAGCGGTGAGAGACCCGTCTCTGTCCAAATAAGAATCCGCCATGGCGAGGCGGGCCAACAACCTGAGCCTGGTGATAATGTTTTTACGGTTTTAGATTTGCAAAATCAGAACGATAAAGATTATCAACAATGCAGTAATTTTTCCGATTTTTCACAATGTTGCTCGAGGTCAACTTCACCTAAGTGTCGCAGAGTTTCCGTCTGCAGTTGCCCAAGTCCAGAGACGCAAGCGTCCCCATGTGATAGACACCACCACCGACGTAACTCCATTGCAGTAAAGTTTGAAAAACGTTCAGATTAG